A segment of the Corylus avellana chromosome ca2, CavTom2PMs-1.0 genome:
TCGCTCCCCTTGGAACAACTGATAGTGGCTGGCAAGCTCCTGGTGCTCTAGGAGGAGGAACTTCATCAAAAAACCAACCCCAGATTCCCAATTTCTGTTATCAAGTTGGATACACGCATCCAGGCTTTCCAGGTACATGTGCAATTTCAGTCTTTTTTTATGCTATATGTTGGGCTTTATTAACATCTTAAGCCATATCTGACCGTGTGATTTGGGTAAATTTTGCTCTACATGCACACATATATAAAGCGAATAGAATGGGAATAAATTGATCAATAGTCAACAATTCAGGAATGATTTGCAATATACAGAGTATTCGTGCTTCTTCTTGAACTAGTCCAGCTTATGCAGCAGAGTTTTCAGATAATTGTTTAACGGATTGCCGCTGTTATATGAATGTATGAAGGAAGCGATTTTCCTGTTTACAGGTCCTTGGGATCACTCATCTTGGTGGGGTCAAGCACAACAATCACAATCTCCTTCCACTTATGCTTTCCCAGGAGCATGTGGCTTCTTTTCTTTACAACCTCCCCCGATGCCTAGCTGTGCAGCATCCCTTGGACAACAATTCTTTCAAAGAGGAATAATCAGGCCTCCAGCAAAACTTTCTCAGAAGCATCAACAACTCTGGGATGCTCAAGTATGAGGTTTTTTCTACAACTTCTATGATGTTTAGTATAATCTCATAAATTTTCTGATTGTGAGTAAATAAGCTGGATTTTCTGTTGTGATGTTGCAGTCGGCAGAGAATGTTCAGCTATGGAATGTAATTAATCTCTTGCAATCAGAAATAGCTGATTACAAGAATCGGTTAATGAAGCTCGAAGCAGAAGTCTCGTCTCTGAAACCAACAGTGGAAGAGGCCAATGCACAAGTTATTGCGTTTGGTTCTGCTGGGAAACCATCAAAGAGAGGGAGATCAAAGAGACCATCAGTCAATACATTAACTTCTCCGAGTGAGTCTCATCCCCGAGCTCGAGGAAGAAAGCATCCACCTGCTCAAGCTCAATCTGAGAGTAAAACGCTTATTTTTGAGAAAGTTATCCTTAATAAGGTGGAAGATAAACAAAAAGCATCTCACTCCACTGCCACAATGGAGCAAGAAAACATTGAAGAGATCTCGAATATCTTGACACCTCACTCTAGTGGCAACATGGAGATCAATGGAAACAATCTGATGATGCCTGTGTATCACAATCAAGTTCATCAGCAATTTACTGGAGTCCAAATTGGTGGATTTGGTCTTAATTCCTCTTCAGAATTGAACAGTATCGATGAAAAGGTCAAGAAGTTGAAAACTGGCTATTCAATTCTGTCTCAGCAAGCCAAGGGGATGAATAACAAGGGCGCTTCCACCATTAATATGGGAGCCACGGTTAATGGGAGTCTTGGGTGGCATCCTAATATCACCTCTGAAGACTGTGGAAGAAATTTGATAAACATGGGTTCTCAGGGTTTCTACAATGATGGCAATATAATAAGACAAGAAGGAAAGATCATTCCTGGATGGGGTTATGTAAATGAAGAGGATGCTTCTGAAGAGCTTGAAGATGCTGTGGTAGGATCAGCTAAGGATGAAAAAGAGGAGGAAATGGAAGATGATGCCAGTTCAGGAGCCGAAGAAATTGCTCAAAAACAAGATGAGGGTGGCTACAAAATGGATGGTGCAGTAGGAATTAGCCCTAAAGGTCTCCCTCCACATAGTAACTGGTGATAGTTTCCACTTTTCTTGCACTTTTGTCTAGATAGAAAATAGATGTTGGTAATGAAAACTCTGCTCCATTGGGCCAAATTCTTTCTTTAGAAAGAAAGGTTTGCCCAAAATTTTGTACAGGAGTAAGATGATTTAGCTATGCCAAACTTTATACAATTGGAAATGAGTTTATAAATGCTGCTACTGTGTACTTATTCAGTTCTGTTGCTAAAGTCCCTCTCCTCTTCCCCTTTTATATGCAACTCttagataaaataaacaagaattTAGGTGAAACAATCTGAGACAAAtatttgtgtgtttttatgagcttttttgtgtttgggtagtttgttaatatttttgttttgagaaagcAAAGAACACGAGGCATACCAGGTAGATGAAGCATAGAAATAGAAACATTTGGGTGTCACCATGATCAGATCCTTTTGCATCTATCGACTATCAACTGGTCGCATTTCATCTTCTTTAGGGTGAGGGtctagggcttgtttgggattacgtttaaGAGGCTTAAAAGTACATTTAGAacttaaaaagttcgtttgaagaaaaaaatactcatttgttaaaaaaattaagagtgcttgtaaaggtccaaaaaatctaaaaatgaccaaaacgcacttttggtaaaagtttaaaaatgaaacttttgctccAAAGCGCTTTTTGACTttaaagttctattttttaaacgcaaACCCAAACACGTTCTTAGAAACAAATGAATAAATAGACAAATAGTTgcctagaaaaagaaaaagaaaagaaaaaacacatatATTTGCAACTAGCCAAGGTCAAACCTGAGCTAAATTCTTGAGAGCTGGGTTTCCAACTAGCCAAGGTCAGCCCAACCCAGACCTAATTCCCCAATGAAGGCTAAGCTCATATCTTTTTCCGGCCTGATCATTTTGTTGAGCCAGGCGTGGGCTAGTTCTAATATGACTTTGTATTAGGGCTTTGTCTTTAATCTTGTAAGGGTCAAAGATGAAGCTTCCTTGGGCCAATTTCAGAGCAATTCGTGTACActtagagtatgtttgggattgagtttgagaaatagagtttttaagtcaaaaaatatttttttcgcaaaagtttaatttttaagcttttgtcaaaagtgcgcttttgccatttttttgctttttagatccttaaaagcacttttaatttattttatcaaatgcatatttttttcttcaaacagactttttgaatattaaatgcTCTTTTAGATTTCTCAAATGCACACTCAGTCACACCCTTAAGGGGTATCAATTCTTGTTCATGTATTAGGTTCATATCGTATTAAGATGTGGGTATAAAAGACTATCAAATCATGTAATTAAATAGATCAGATTCTTCAGCTATAAAtcactaattttgtattttgatttgtATCAAATTTAcgaattatttcaaaaattatcaaccctAACCACCAAACCCCCCAACCAAAACCTTTCCCTTCTTTCTAGATTGTCATTGACTAAGTTCAGGTTACAATTCCTGCaccaaagaaaatcaaatggcTCCTCCTTCTAGTTGTCAAACTTGGACGATTCACCTAACCCTACTCTTGATTGGTTAGTGGTTTTTGGGTGTAATTAAAGGCTATTTCGTAGGCAGTTATTTGCAAAACCCTGGATGATGTCAAgtagaaattttttaatgaataagcTAGTTTGCTTATTTCCTCTTTCATGTTAACTACAAATTGTAATAGGCTgaccaaaattttctttttcttttttgttaaataaattgaagaacacaaaatttaattagatttatttaaataatCCTCAACCtccctaaaagaaaaaatatgaaaggaaaaagtttttttttttttttccaaattgaattagaaaaatttcttttaatcccGCTTATTAAAATGATACATGTccaaaaatgcatgtgaaattCACATGGTCTACTCAAAAATTAGGTAGAAATCATATGTATTTTGAACCgatatcaaaattaataaactgAATTAAAGAGTATTTTCTAAacctaatttgaaaaaaaaaaaaaaaaaaaactatgaccCATTCAATTTATAAATTGTGCGAAAGTTgttgagaaaaaataatttggagCATCATTAATGTCCAATGGCCTACAATCTATGTTGTTGGCAGCTAGTTAAGTATGGCATCATAGCCTATGAATTAAATAGGGTTACCAAAGTCCAAACCCTATTCGGCTGGCCCCAAAAATCATGCCACATGGCTTACCCTAAAAGGCCTTTTTTATTATAGTCCAAAAATCTAGAAGCTTCACAACTTTTAATCAAATATGGGAAAGTACGGTGACGTTCCTGCTGTACCAAACCAAACACATAAACATGGCTGGGGAAGAAAAAATGGCCACACTAATTAATGGAATCCTGTTGACTAtgctgtgattttttttttaaaaaaaaaaaaaattttactaaagACTCTtcaacttattgttattatcacgtcgtttaaatattttttttaaaaaatatgacattATGTATATACTTAAATATCCTAAAATCCAATGGGGATTGAGGGGGGATAAAAAAATTTGCAGCACATTCATGTCATTTTCAGGAGCATTGAAACGAAGAAAAAGTGTGTGACGTTCATGGGAGAGTGAGACCATTTGTGATTGGGTGCGGTGGAGGGATGATTTATAAAAatggttggatttttttaatgatcatGAAAGCAGTGGCTGTGGAAAATGGGAATGGGGGATCCGAGGCAAACTGACCCCGATATTTGATTGGCAAATagaatgattaattaattaattaattaag
Coding sequences within it:
- the LOC132172054 gene encoding uncharacterized protein LOC132172054, which encodes MEKRKKDQTLACSATQEPETSGLLTNEDQGQPNVSLVTKTNRTGSPSDGNAFSLNQQHPPVVQWPYTAQHAVEQPPLISKPCIPTQSLSPIILNQWQQLSHLQQNPAGHQDQLGQPPHFVQPTVPFWLPQRPVYPFPGVNAAPTIQPFAPLGTTDSGWQAPGALGGGTSSKNQPQIPNFCYQVGYTHPGFPGPWDHSSWWGQAQQSQSPSTYAFPGACGFFSLQPPPMPSCAASLGQQFFQRGIIRPPAKLSQKHQQLWDAQSAENVQLWNVINLLQSEIADYKNRLMKLEAEVSSLKPTVEEANAQVIAFGSAGKPSKRGRSKRPSVNTLTSPSESHPRARGRKHPPAQAQSESKTLIFEKVILNKVEDKQKASHSTATMEQENIEEISNILTPHSSGNMEINGNNLMMPVYHNQVHQQFTGVQIGGFGLNSSSELNSIDEKVKKLKTGYSILSQQAKGMNNKGASTINMGATVNGSLGWHPNITSEDCGRNLINMGSQGFYNDGNIIRQEGKIIPGWGYVNEEDASEELEDAVVGSAKDEKEEEMEDDASSGAEEIAQKQDEGGYKMDGAVGISPKGLPPHSNW